The Triticum dicoccoides isolate Atlit2015 ecotype Zavitan chromosome 6A, WEW_v2.0, whole genome shotgun sequence genome has a window encoding:
- the LOC119317945 gene encoding F-box protein FBW2-like, whose translation MGESEYRCWEELLPDALGLVFRNLPLQEVLTVVPRVCKSWGRVVAGPYCWQEIDIEEWSQQRHSRPDHLVRMLDLLLRRSSGACRRICVSGLPCDPLFSFIGDHARALRTLEIPRSEISDAVVEAVAPGLPNLTFLDVSSCTKIGARALEAFGRHCRSLAALRRVMHPIDVAGRNACGQHDEARAIARTMPALRHLEVGYMLVTTEAILEVLSRCRGLEFVDLRGCWAVDEALLRERHPRLSVLGPGVDDCFENSYWEECSDDDDDDSDDDDDVYSWELMDDDEYYGVVGSDDDDEAVWGDGPGLVENLEVRFYGGGFSESYAGFDWPASP comes from the exons atGGGGGAGAGCGAGTACCGGTGCTGGGAGGAGCTTCTGCCGGACGCGCTGGGGCTCGTCTTCCGCAACCTGCCGCTGCAGGAGGTGCTGACGGTGGTGCCGCGGGTGTGCAAGTCCTGGGGGCGCGTCGTGGCCGGGCCCTACTGCTGGCAGGAGATCGACATCGAGGAGTGGAGCCAGCAGCGGCACAGCCGCCCGGACCACCTCGTCCGCATGCTCGACCTGCTCCTCCGCCGCAGTTCCGGCGCCTGCCGCCGCATCTGCGTCTCCGGCCTCCCCTGCGACCCGCTCTTCTCCTTCATCGGCGACCA CGCGCGCGCTCTGAGGACGCTGGAGATCCCGCGGAGCGAGATCAGCGACGCCGTGGTGGAGGCGGTGGCGCCGGGGCTGCCCAACCTCACGTTCCTGGACGTCAGCAGCTGCACCAAGATCGGCGCGCGCGCGCTGGAGGCGTTCGGCCGCCACTGCCGGTCCCTGGCGGCGCTCCGGCGCGTGATGCACCCGATCGACGTGGCCGGGCGCAACGCGTGCGGGCAGCACGACGAGGCCCGCGCCATCGCGCGCACCATGCCGGCGCTCCGCCACCTGGAGGTTGGCTACATGCTGGTCACCACGGAGGCCATCCTGGAGGTGCTCTCCCGGTGCCGGGGCCTGGAGTTCGTCGACCTGCGCGGCTGCTGGGCCGTCGACGAGGCGCTGCTGCGGGAGCGCCACCCGCGGCTCAGCGTCCTCGGCCCGGGCGTCGACGACTGCTTCGAGAACAGCTACTGGGAGGAGTgctccgacgacgacgacgacgactctgacgacgacgacgacgtctACTCGTGGGAGCTCATGGACGACGACGAGTACTACGGCGTGGtcggcagcgacgacgacgacgaggcggTGTGGGGCGACGGGCCGGGCCTCGTGGAGAACCTCGAGGTGCGGTTCTACGGCGGCGGCTTCAGCGAGAGCTACGCCGGCTTCGACTGGCCAGCGTCGCCGTGA